The Coffea arabica cultivar ET-39 chromosome 6e, Coffea Arabica ET-39 HiFi, whole genome shotgun sequence genome contains the following window.
TCTTTAATTTCATCTCCGGTCTCCAGTCTCCCAAGCTTTCTGCCCTGATGAGGATCTATGGAGTCTATGGACAGTATCTGGTCGCTTTTCCTCAATTTTCGATCCAACACTAAAGGAAACCGTAGCTTGCAAGATAGCGAGATAGCATTCCTGAACTCATGTACATCACTGGTTACCTCGACAATATCGGCCAGAATTGAAAACTTGAAACTCAAATGGTACATTAAGTATACAGCTTGTAAGGCATTTAAGATCAGTTGACCTATGAAGAGTCAGTTTTGACAACAGCGAAGTTGACGAGGATAGTTCGGCAGCGTGGGTGGCGCCCGATAGGCAACATCAATGTAATCACCCTCTCTCGATAGACTATGTGTTGACCAAACCCTATTAATGGAGGTTTACACAGGAGCTAATTAGTCATCagtcaattttaaatttttgaaggTCCGGTAGTACAAGGCTTTTACCAAACCCCCTAAATCAACATACACCTCTTTTACAATGTAGTTGTTAATAATGACCTCAATCACCAAAGTTTCATGATTGTTAGACGTGGTCGGGACAGGATCATTCGGGCCGTATGTAATTATCTTTATGAGACGGGAGCTCGACTCTATCTGATCTAGATTAATCTGTTGATACGTCTTCTTCTGAGAGTTTTGACTGTCACTTCCAGTTGGGCCAGCTACAATGGTATTGATGACCCCTATTATATTGGGCCTGTAATCGGAGGATCTGTCTCGAGGAGACTTTTCGGGCTCCCTAGGGTCCAAAGGAGCTCGGTCATAGTTTGTTTATTCTAGTCTGTCTTTCACTGCTGATACCGGCGATTGTCCTGACGGTCAATCCCTCTGTCACCCTGGACGAACTGTTTCAAGTACTCTTGCTTGATtagattttctatttctttcttCAATTCATTACAATTATTGGTTTCGTGTCCAATGTTCCGATGATATGTACGGTAGATGTTagcattccttttctttctttttttcgatCATTTTTGGCGGGCTCGTCCGATATGATGTTATTTTATTACAGCAAGAATGTATGACCAGGTTGTATTAAGGGAGGTTAGTTCAAAGTCAGATATGGGTTGCTTTCTCTTGACAATTCGGTTGAAGACGCTTCGGCAGTCACAAGAGGAACTTAGAACTCCCCCATCGCCTGGTCCAAATTCGCCTAGGTTTTGATCTTTTCTTCTCCTCGAGTCTTGGCCATTCCGGGTTGCCTGAGCTTCCCTTTTCATGCGGTTAACATCTTTACTTTGGATGCTCTTGTCTACCTTTTGTTATAGCTCCCGCAGTGTTTGGGGATACTCTTTGTATATTTCGGTGTTAAACACCCCAATCACTAATCCGTTTGTAAAGACAGCGATAGTGACTTGTTCATTTGGGTCAGGTATCTGGACGCTCTTCTCATGAAACCTCTACACGTATAAGCACAGAGACTTTCCCGGTGCTTGCTATATGTTCATCAAATAGGTCAAAATTTTCGTCATCGACTTAGATGAGACGCACCGATGGATAAACTTATCGACGAGCTTGCCCAGAGAAGAAATGCTCATAGGTTATAAACTTCAAAACCATTTTTGAACGCTTTCTTGTAAAAAGACGGAGAAGGCTCGGCAGATAATGGAGTCAGGGACACAATATAACCTAAAAGCTGAAATGAAAGTATAAAGGTGATCCTCTGGGTCATCTCGCCCATCATAGGCCTGCAGAATAGGGAGTTTAAAGGTGAGAGGAACCATCTCTCCATTGATCTTATCAGTAAAAGACGGCGCCCTTATATAATCGGTGGCAAACTCCTCAGGCCGTCTTGACATCTCACTGGAGCATCTTCTGAGAAGGCCTCGGATAAATGCCTTTGAGATGGAGGCAATTTTAGATATGGACCTGGAGGAGGCACGCTTGGAAAGACTCCGCACGGGATGCCTATCATCTGATTCCTCCTTTGAGGGAATTTCAGGAGATTCGACCGGTCTGTCTAGAAGACTCGGCCTTTTCCTTTCCCTGTCTCTTGAAGAACCTTCCCAGTTTCTGAAAGATACTAGGATTTTTAGCAACAAACTCGGCCATCCTTGCAAGGGCATCTCTGTTGGTGGGTTGAAGAGTTTGCTGAGGTTTCTAATATTCTTGATTATCCTTTCGCTGGGCCATGGCGTTTGGCTTAGCCCCAGTTGGAGAAATTGTCTTACTTCGAGAGGGCGTGGATTTCATGTTGGAAAGCCTATCGTTCCCACAAACGGTGCCAATTGAAGAGGTGACTTCCAGATGGTTGGACCGAGTCGAAGGAATTCACCTGTCAAATCTGCAGTGTACGGGACTTTGTCCCCCGGTCCCACTTCGATGATCAAGTCAATTTGAGTACCCAATTGCAAACTAAAAGTAAGGGGTTAGGAGTCTCTagtatgtgtgtatgtgtgggTGTGTGTGTGAGTGCAAACCTTTCATACGGATGGAAGGATATTTATACTAGACAATATAGTGGGAAAAATGATGAGTTCCAATTCTCATGGATCTCACTCTGACAGTGCCAGAGTTAGACCTGATAGAGGGGACATAACAGTGGTTTTGTCATTATGTCATGTCATTCTGTCATGCATGAGTCAGCTTTCCCAATAGAACGTCAGATGTCAGATGTCAGGGATGAAGATAGGAGGCTGAGACGAGGTGAAGCCACCTTGGGGAGTCAGAGACCAACCCTATGGGTTGAGGCTATGAGTCGAAGTGGCACAGGATTTCCGAATGTCACCTTGCCCAATCGCAAAGTCGAGAAGAGACAAGATTAACTCTCTCAGTATGTAAAAGTCCTTTAGTTTGTGTTTCGTTTATGTGATGGTAAATCTTATTTGTAAGATTCAAGAGCTCCAATTTGATAATTccaaacgaaaataaaataaaatactaagTTAGAGTACATTTTATCAAGGTTTACCTCTACTGCATAAGTAATATATAGCATAATACACAAACATTCCAACTACTCAATAGGGCATATCTAGTTTAGGAAAGCCTGATCAAACCACTTGACCAAACTACTTGATTGGTCTAGGGTTGCAAGTTGACCAAACTACTTTACTCGACCTTGATATTCATTGAGTTCAAATTGCTCGATGCCTCAAAGACTCGATGAGCCTAATTGAACTTCTAATATAAATGTttgattatatttttatttaaaattctatataaaatatttatttttattaatgagCTCGATTAGGCTCACATAGACTTGATTGAACTCAATTAGACTTGATTAGGTTTAGTTGAATTGAAACTCAAGTTCGAGTAAGGTAAATTAAAATCAAACTCAGGTTTGAGCTCAACTTCTAAAAACTCATTGTGCTCAAGTTCAAGGTCGAACTCATGTGTTATAACTCGAGTCAAGTTTAAACTCAACTCAAAAGCACCTTTAGCTATGTATTAGATGAAGTCATCTTactttgatttttatctttttagtACATAGGAATACTACCGTCCATTAGCGGAGTACAAAACGTGGCAAAGCAATTGTTAGCACACAAAAAATTGCGCATGCATAGCGGGAGCAATTCTAACACATAAAAATATGTGGGAAGAGGAAGAGAACAAACACACAACAAATCCTCAATAATTTTATCAATCCAAAACTCAAATATCAACACTAACAAATATGTTGTAGCCTTTTGctcacaacaactcacaaatctCAATTATGAGATTTTCTCTCAAATCCACTCTCTAGACTCAACTCAATTCTTCAAATAATAACCTAGTAGACTAGTAGTATTTATAGATTGTAAAATTTCCTAAAACAACTATAATTGTAAACCAAAACTTACTTGCAAACTaacttgaaattttcaaatctaatatagaaactaaacaaataagacACCAAAAAGAATTGAGAAACTAGATCCTAAAATAGCTTGGTTTAATTTCCTTTATTGCCTCCCTTAAACCAAACTCTTGATTTTGTCATCTCCAATGTCATCCCGAGCTTGAATTTTCATGAATAACTTTGTTGCTATATAGATGACATGGAACTCCAACTTGTAATTGatctccattttcatcttcATGCATGGTAGTGAACGAAACTTATACTTGTCGAACAATTTCTTGGCACGAtctcttttgtcaaaaaattcaaacatATTTACCCATTCTTCATCCAATTCTCCATCATTTAATTCATCCATATCACCAAGAAAATTGCCCAACaccataaaatcataatttccaataCTGAGATTTCCAACATCACCATatttttcctttactttttcCACATTAATAATCGCATCAACTTTAACTGCACCACAACCTTCAATTAATTTGTCCACTCCACAATTGATTTCAACCAATCCCATCACAtgatttttctcttcaaaaaattcaccaaccTCGATAAATTCAACAATTTCTATATCATCACGATTTTCAATCACATCTTTAATTTGACTAATGATTTCACATTATTTCTCAACCACACATGAGATTTCTTTTTGAGTCACAAATTCTTTATTTTCATGTGCACCCACAATTTCTTCTTTATTTGCCTCatcaaaaactttttttttcttcttcctcatcacaaatttcttcttcatcaatCACCCAAAATAAAGCATGCAAATCATAATTTTCAACcatatcaaaaatttcaaaaatctcgtTATCATCAACAAATACATTCTCTTCCAAATTAACTTCCCATTCcaaaccaaattttgacttaGAATTAGATTCATATGAAAattctatcatcaaaatataaaagagatCTGACCAAAACCATTGAGGTGATTGAGTAGAGATTATAAGCCTTTTATAATACTAACCATTGatttttgcattattttgaaaaataatctgGCCctctttttcttaatttcttttgattgaCCACTATTTAAATTGATCTCAAGAAATTCACTCAAACCACACTTCCTAAGATATTTGTGCATTATTCTTGACCATTCAAATCCTTCTTTATCATCACTAAGTGTGCATAAACTTTGAATTTTTCACCAATCATAAATTCTCTATCCATAacaattcaaaataatttgtgTACCTTgacaaatatttttttcttctttgaatTTCCTGACCTCCTTGGCTTCAAATTTGATCAAACTTCACTGTGATAATCAACAATTTGGcaggaccttttttttttcctttcgatCACCGCATAACATCAATAATCACAATAGAATCCCTATTTTCAGACCTCTATCCAATTAGGGTCTTTCCCTAATTCCAATAAACAAACAAGTATTTCAAGACCAACTCTCGTGGTCCAATTTTTCAATATATGAGTATTCTACCACAACCTCTATACCTTTTTATGGTATAGGTTTCTCTATCAAAAAATTTTGCACTCTCTCCAAACACCACAGATATCACAGGATCAAACCcttagctctgataccacttttgaaatttcttgttgAGTCATAAATTATTGTTTAATTTCCTTCAGCAACATTTTCCAAATAACGGTCCAACAAGCTTCTAATCTCAGCTAGCGGGTCAGCAAATGATATCTAGCCCCTGGCATTGTACACAGAAGACAGAGGAAAGTCATTATCTTCCATCATCAAATACTAATGCACAATTATTTAAATCAGATCTCGAAACAccaaaacccttttttttaGGCGAATACCAAAAACCTTATCTATGCTCAATTAGGAATTTGATGGAAATGGTGATCTGATTACCATTAGAGTAATTGGAACCACCAAATTTTTTGTGTCCAAAGAAGCCGTGCCATCCCCCGTTGTCCGTTACAGGCTGTTCTTGCCTTCCATTATCCATGGTCTCTTGAACGCCTTAGAGTTTCCCCTGAAAAGATGAAAGATTTTCCCTGGCGGTTGACTGATGAAAGCCTTGGCCATTGGCCGATGTTAGCCCCATTGGCTAACCTGTATTATGCCATTGATGCTTAATAAAACATCCCTTTTGTCCAAAAACTGAGATACAAAGACCTCCAATGCTGACATTGTTTAAATTCATCTTCTGGCTTTCTGCAAATTTAAAGAGCAATCTAGTTACACTGCCTTTTCTAATGGCTCATTCCCCGACCTACTGCCCCGCACAATACACTGACGTTAGCCACCTCAATCTTTgggcatttttcttgctgtctTTGGTTTAATCTTTGGTTGAGCCgaacccaaaaatgtcaatGCATTTTGATTTATACTTTTCGCAGGCATAAATTGTATTTAAGGCAAGAATGATGGTTGAAAAGTAAGCGCCTGTGGAGTTTgctaaaatcaaatttatgaaaaattgTTGCATACATAAGGGTTAATCACAAAAGTTATCCCTAACGTATAGTTAGATTTGCAGTTTAcctcttaattttaattttttttaacttagtCCCCTAAGAGACAAAACCATCCTTCTATTATGCTaagtattttctttctttcttttctaaatTAGTCTTAAATTGTGATTTAATTTTTCATTCGAATTTATGGCTGTAAAATATCAAACGAGAGAAGTAGATTTATtagaaaatataataatatttgaCTACTTTTAAAAAATGGtaatgaaaataattaataAGCAAAAGTCCATTAGAGAACAAAGAACAAAAAGATGTCCAAATAATCagtgtgaaaatgtgattaTAGAAAATGAGTCATTTattcaaattttctaattttaaggatacagaaaaaaaaatttccttcaatTTAATTTTGACGCTTGATTGAAGATCTGTATATCAACAAAGCAATTGACTAAAATCATTTCTATCACATGATCATCAATCTGTAGAGGAAGAGAAGTTTCTTCAGCTTCTTTTgtgcctttgttttttttttttttggccccttTCAAGTTGGTTTATATATCTTAATTCTTTCTCAACTCATCTTATTGTAACGCTAATGTGTAAAAACATCTTGCCACTTTTTTGATCCCTGTGCTAGAATATCTGCAGTTCTTCATACTCATGCTCTGGATTTTTCTCATTTCCAATTTTGGAGGAACTTTTATCTGAAACTAGCAATGCATGACACTCTTTTTTATTCGGATGATGTGATTATTATGGACGAATGTGGAACGCTAATtaattttcagaaaattagcAGAAGAAAGTACATGACTAACTTTCTCTCCAAAGAATATCTTCCACAAATTTTTGCAAATGACATTAATTAAGATTAGCTCAACACATTGATTCACAAGTGGTGTCAATCATGACACCAAGAGAGCATAATTCTTACAACTAAGCAATTTTTTCCCATTTCTGCTACAATAATTCAAATCTTTTGACTCATAACCACTTCCGTTTCTAGTGATGGGATATGTGTATCTTGTTACAACGTTTGACACTACAGCATTTAGGGAATAGTCTTGTGAAATTAAACTGCAGTTAATATTTTGGTATAAACAAAATGCTTGTAGAGAAAAGGCTAGAAAACTAACATATTACGCTGTAAATTGGAGATTTTAGGTTCAAAACCTTTcacttatttgaaaaaaaaaaacactgcaAATTTCTAGAGCCCAGGTTACTTTTTTCAACTTTACACACTGTCAAAAGGCAATAAAAGttcattatatttttctaaCAAAGTGGAATGGCCTTTAAAGCGTAAGATCATATCATTCCCCAATCAAAACTTTGGTCCTGCTCGATGCACTCTTTAATGGCCAGGGAATCCATGAGAATTTTACAACCTCTATCCATCGGAAAGCAACCTTGTAGCAAGTCAAATAAAACATAGTAGTAACATATAATTGGACTAACTTGACAATGTAACCAAAATCAtagctttttttaaaaaaaaatggagtatCAAAATCATTTGCCTAATTTTCTCAAGTTGAAGTGTTAACAACTACACTAACACAAGGGGCTTCACAGAATAGATATAGAGACACACACTCACCCATAATTCATATACCCCAACAAGACTATTTTAGGCATCACAAAAGTTATATATAGATCTTAATTAACAATCATCAAGGGGGATGGCAATAGAAATACAGGAACATTTTGCTGATCAGCCCCCAACTAGCTATTGTAGTTCATTATTCCCAATGCTAGATTTGGAGCTTTCAAATTCATGACTAATATGGATACATTTTCCGGGGTAGCATGAGTGTAGCTTCAGGACCCAAATCCCCCAAATAAAGATCGCGCAAGGCTCCTCCTCCAAGAGAACTCCTCCTCCTACAGTCCCATATTTCACAAATtgattgaaaaagaagaagcaacACCACGAATATCGGAAAAAGTGGCCTCCAAAATTTCACACAATCTGCAGAAACCTTCATACAGCATCTAGAAGCCTTAACAATTCGAACATCGTTGAACTGATTACTGACTTCCTTCACGGTGCCAGCAACCTTAGATACCTCGTCAGGCTTTTCATCAGATTTCGTAAACCCATTGCACATTTTGAATATCTCTTCATcaggaatttttgtttcaatgACTCCAGATCTCTTCAACATTTCCACATCTTTCTCGGATCTTATCAGCCCGCACATCAAATCCACATAATCCCTCATTTGGGTCGATCCCATCTTCGACGTTGCCTCGTAGGCCACCAAGTTCCTCAGTATGACTTCAGAATTAGCACGCAGAGTGATAACTGGAAGACACAGTATCCTCTTCTCCCCGTCCAGTGTAATATTTCCTATACCACAGTCTTTAGGAAGCGGCTTGAATTTCATCTTGAGAAAGATATACAGCCGTGAAGCTGAAGGAATGCCAATTTGATCTCCCAAAGATCCATCTTTCTTGTGATTCACATGCTGAATATTCTTCTGCAAATTGCGGAGAATGTTGGTGACTTTCTCTACATTTCCTGGAAGTTTAATTCCAGCCATTTTTGCATCCGAAAGTGCAGAGTCGAATTCCTCTATTGCGTGCTCAAGAAACTCCCCGGCATGAGAGGCTACCGCTTTTGCAATTGCACCTGCTCTGCTTTCCCCGTAATGTTCTTGAtttgtttgagaaattttacgCACCTCGTCGCCTATCCCAACTGAATCATGGTTGTTATTTctgttgtcctgagggatagtttCTGGATTGAAATCTCTGATGTTGTTTTTGACAATCATTTGGTACATAAAATGCAGCAGATGCTTCTTATTGTCAAAAGCTTCGTTTCTTGAGGTTGAATCTGAAGTCAGCTTTAGGGGGGAGTACTTGTCACAAAAACGGACGAATTTCCCAAACAACTCTGCATCTGAATCAATATCGAAACTTTCTTGGAGAATCGCACGCATTTCCTGAATCAGAAcaattggaatttggttctcGAGCATGAATACATCGGCAGCCAATGCTTCAGGCTTCGAGTAAATCCTGTCCTTTTCCACGTCCTCGGACCCAGGGTTGTTCTTGTTCGGCTCCTCAGAGCCCAGGTAATCAATCAAGTCCAACAGGAACAAGCCATCCACAATGACTACCCAAGCCAAGGTCTCCTTATCCAGGTCGAGGTATCTATCGTAACACGAACGAATTTTGGGTTCAAAATCTTCAGGACCTTCCTCAACAAGTTTGATGAAGTCTTCCTTGTTAAGGCCTTCCAGATAATCTAAAACAGTTGCCCGTTTGTGGCTTTCCATGTGCTGAACTTGTGGCCAGAAATGGTGGTATGGTCCGAGGCCTACTAGCTGAGGAGTATAAGCCTCGGGCTTGGTGTCCCTCAAGTTGTCTGGAGCATGGAAGACGCAGGGGCGGACGGTATAGTTCTTGATGTAGTTGAGCCTCATGTGGTTTATCCATCGTTTTTGGCTCTCGCTAGAAGTGAAAACTGGAGTGGAAGTGGAAGGCATTTTTTGGTGTATTCTTGAATTTGGGGTTTAAACTTAAAAAAGGGATGAGTCATGTAAGTACTAACTAGTTACCACTAGCTGTCATTATTTATAGGGTGCTTGTGTAAAATGAGGCCTGGTATCACTTCCTTGGGCAAATGTGTGCATTTTCTTATGTTAAGTGTGTGCAGTTTAGGGTAGAAGAGTGAAtctatttcttatttttagtgCTTCATATTTGTGTGGAAAGATGCTCAcgatattttttcttttgtttttgggaaaaagtgaattttcttaGGATAAGTATATAAAATTTGGATTTATCTTTTTAAATACTGATAGCATACACAATggataaaataccaaaaaaactCCTTGTAGTTTGTTGAACGTTCAATTTTAACTCTCTCTGATTGGATGCCTTCTGTCCAATTTTTAAGTTAGCTGAATCATAAGGAGTTATAATGTAACTTTCTAAATCAGAGGGAGTTAAATTAAACATTCAACAAACTACAGAgagttttttggtattttatccCATACACATTAGTAGTTTTAGATGCATGttacatatgcaaaatttaattCAAATGCATACAATTTAGAAGTAAGTGGAATGATTTCACAACTTTTTTtggtgttcttttttttttttttttttttgcaccatgtgatgtataaaatagaaaatttctgACTTAT
Protein-coding sequences here:
- the LOC113739100 gene encoding putative UPF0481 protein At3g02645 — translated: MRLNYIKNYTVRPCVFHAPDNLRDTKPEAYTPQLVGLGPYHHFWPQVQHMESHKRATVLDYLEGLNKEDFIKLVEEGPEDFEPKIRSCYDRYLDLDKETLAWVVIVDGLFLLDLIDYLGSEEPNKNNPGSEDVEKDRIYSKPEALAADVFMLENQIPIVLIQEMRAILQESFDIDSDAELFGKFVRFCDKYSPLKLTSDSTSRNEAFDNKKHLLHFMYQMIVKNNIRDFNPETIPQDNRNNNHDSVGIGDEVRKISQTNQEHYGESRAGAIAKAVASHAGEFLEHAIEEFDSALSDAKMAGIKLPGNVEKVTNILRNLQKNIQHVNHKKDGSLGDQIGIPSASRLYIFLKMKFKPLPKDCGIGNITLDGEKRILCLPVITLRANSEVILRNLVAYEATSKMGSTQMRDYVDLMCGLIRSEKDVEMLKRSGVIETKIPDEEIFKMCNGFTKSDEKPDEVSKVAGTVKEVSNQFNDVRIVKASRCCMKVSADCVKFWRPLFPIFVVLLLLFQSICEIWDCRRRSSLGGGALRDLYLGDLGPEATLMLPRKMYPY